DNA sequence from the Pedobacter schmidteae genome:
GAAACAGATTTAGTGATTTTGAGTTAGTGGTAGGTATATAATTTTAAAAAAAATATCAGATGAAAATAAAAACCAAACTTCGCCTCGGATTCGGGTTCCTATTCGTGGTGATACTCTTTTTTGGAGGTATTTCATTATACTATATGAATGAGATCTCCATAAGATCGAAGGTTATTTTGAAAGATAATTATGAAACCTTGAATTTTACCAGTAAAATGCGTTCGATACTGGATGAGCATCCCTTGCCGCTGTCTGTCCAAGCGGGGGCTTCGTTCAATGAGCAGCTCGTATTGGAGAGTAAAAATGTTACCGAGGCTGGAGAGGGTAAGGCTGTCGCCGAATTAAGGCTTGCTTTTACCGGCCTTATTGATCCCAAAGCATCTGCAGTGGCAAGACAAGAGGCCGTAGCTAAAATAAGATGGCAACTAAAGCTGATTGATGACCTGAACATGAATGCCATTGTAAAGAAAAATGCGGCTGCGCAGGCTTCTATAGAAAAATCGGCCATGTACGTGATTTTTGCCGCTTCCATTTGTTTTCTCATCCTATTCTCTTTCATTGTGAATTTTCCAGGTTTTGTAGCCAATCCATTAAAAGAATTTTCGGATGCTATCAGAGAAATCAGCAGAAAAAACTATAAGCAGCGTTTGGAATTTAAAGGTTCGGACGAGTTTTCTGAACTTGCTGATTCCTTTAATTTAATGGCTTCGGAGTTGAACAGGTGGGAAAACAGCAACCTGGCAAAAATACAGTCGGAAAAGTTAAGAATTGAAACGATTATTGAACAGATGCAGGATGCCATTGTGGGGCTTAATGAACAACAGGAAATTCTCTTTTTGAACCAGGTAGCTGCTCAGTTGCTAAATCTGGATCCGGCGCAGGTGGTAGGAACTAATGCGATGGAACTCAGAAAAAGAAGCGACCTGCTGAACAGGATTTTGCAGGAACCAGTTGATACGAAGCCAATGAAAATCTATGCTGATCATAAAGAATCTTATTTTCAGCTGGAACGTAGGGAGATCAGGGTACCTAATTACGACGACAATACTGATAATGCAACCGTTCATATTGGCAAGGCAGCCGGGCAAGTATATATCCTTAAAAACATTACGCAATTTAAAGAGTTGGATGAAGCCAAAACCAATTTTATTGCTACGGTTTCCCATGAATTGAAAACACCGATATCATCCATTAAAATGAGTTTAAAACTGATGGATGATGAAAGGGTGGGGACAATGAATGCCGAACAAAAGGAATTGGTACAACATATTAAGGAGGATTGTGGCCGTTTATTAAAGATCACTACAGAACTGTTAGACCTGGCACAGGTGGAGACAGGAAACCTGCAGTTGAACTTTGTCAAGTCAGATCCACGGAAGATCGCCATTTATGCCATGGATGCCGTACGGTTTCAGGCCGAACAAAAATCAATTGAGCTGGAACTAATTTCGAGAAATAACCTTCCGCAGGTGAGTGTGGATATTGAAAAAACTGCCTGGGTATTGGTTAACTTTCTGTCCAATGCTTTGCGATATAGTGCAGAGAAGTCAAAAATTGTGGTTCAGGTAATTGAAAATGGAGATACTATTGAATTTTCTGTAAAAGATTTTGGTAAAGGAATTGAACAGCAATATCAGAAAAGGCTGTTTGAAAAATATTTTCAGGTACCTACAGATGGGAACAATAAATCTGGATCAGGTCTGGGACTGGCCATTTCTAAAGACTTCATAGAAGCAGAAAATGGTAAAATATGGGTAGAAAGTGAGATTGGAGAAGGAAGCCGCTTTTGTTTTTCGTTACCACTAGCTAGCTAAGTATTACCAAATAATAGTTTTTTAGCTTACCTTTGCCTCAATAAGTTCTTTACTTTATTTCTTCATCAACCGGTAATGGTTTTACTTAATTGTAGATTAATAGGGAATCGTGTGTAAATCACGAACTGTCGCGCAACTGTAAGTAACATACAAAGTTTTTACCCTTAGTATATCCACTGTTTTATTAATAGAATGGGAAGGATGGTAAAAATGTTACAAGTCAGGAGACCTGCCTTTATCGAATTGACGATGCTTTCGCGATATGAAGCATAGTTTAGTTGGGTGTACACATTGTTTTTCTCTTCCCGGATCCTGAAATAAATTCAGGATGATGTGGTTGGTAATGAAATGTGCTTCCCTTTTTTTCTCCCTTCTTATCACCATAGCATTGTGATTTCAGCAAAAGAGCTTTTAACTGATTTTTTCATCAATTAAAAAGCAAGAAAATGCTAACAAACAATCTGGGCTACCCGCGAATTGGTAGTAAAAGAGAACTCAAAAAAGCCTGCGAGCAATATTGGTCAGGCAAGGCTTCCATTCACCATCTGGTACAAATGGGCAGCAATATCCGTCGTCAAAACTGGCAGATGCAAAAAGAGGCAGGAATAGACCTTATTCCCTCCAATGATTTTTCGTTTTATGATCAGGTCCTGGATCTGTCGCTTACCGTTGGGGCTATTCCTGCACGTTATCACGAAGTGATACTAAACAAAGGAAATTCTGAACTTGACCTTTATTTTGCGATGGCCAGAGGTTATCAAAAAGATGGACTGGATATCACGGCAATGGAAATGACCAAATGGTTTGACACCAACTATCATTATATCGTCCCCGAATTTTTAAAAGATCAGCAGTTTAAATTATTTTCAACAAAATTGTTGGACGAGTATAACGAAGCCGTGAGGTTGGGCATTAAAACCAAACCAGTTATTATAGGTCCAGTTTCTTACCTGTTATTGGGTAAAGAAAAAGAGTCTGGATTTGATCGGGTAGATCTGATTAAGAATCTTTTACCGGTTTATATCGAATTGTTAGAAAAATTGGAAGAACAACATGTGGAATGGGTGCAATTTGATGAACCTTTTCTGGCATTGGACCTTACCGAAAAAGATAAAGCGGCTTTTAAATATGTATATGGCGAGATTAAGAAGCGGTTTCCAAAATTAAAAACCCTATTGGCCACCTACTTTGGAGCTTTAAATGACAATACCGAACTAGTTATCTCATTACCCGTACAAGCCTTACATATTGATCTGGTACGAGGTACCGAACAGCTTACTGAAGTTTTAAAATCCATTCCAGCTCATGTCATTTTATCGTTAGGTTTGGTGGATGGCCGAAACGTATGGAAAAATGACTTTGACACCTCCTTAGCCGCAATTGAAACTGCGGTTGTTCAGTTAGGAGCCAACAGGCTAATGATCGCTCCTTCATGCTCGTTGATACATTCGCCCTGCGACCTGGAACTGGAAACAAATGAAGCTGTTTTGAGTGAAGAAATAAAACAATGGTTGTCCTTTGCCAGGCAAAAAATAGAGGAGGTCATAACTTTAAAGCAATTGGCAAACAAAGAAATGCATGCCCTGCCAAAATTAAAAGAAAACCAACAGGCTAATCAGAAAAGACGCACGTCGCTGCTGATTCATAACACTGCGGTAAAGCAGCGTGTAGGTGCTATTTCGGCTAAAGAGGACCAACGCTTAAGTACGTTTTCTGTCCGTCAACCCTTGCAGCAAGAGGCTTTGAGGCTTCCCTTATTTCCAACTACTACCATTGGCTCTTTTCCACAAACGACTGAAGTGCGCAGTTGGCGGGCCAGATATAAAAAAGGTGATTTAAATGTGACCGAGTATGATGCGCTGATAGAAAAGGAAACGACCGAAACGATCCGTTTTCAGGAAGATGCCGGCATAGATGTGTTGGTGCATGGGGAGTTTGAACGGAATGACATGGTAGAATATTTTGGCGAACAGTTGGCTGGTTTTACCTTCACAAAAAACGGTTGGGTACAAAGTTATGGTAGCCGATGTGTAAAACCACCTATCATATATGGTGATGTCTATCGTCCCGCAGCCATGACCGTAAGATGGTCGGCCTATGCACAGTCGCTTACCGAAAAATGGGTTAAAGGGATGTTGACTGGTCCTGTAACCATATTGCAATGGTCTTTTGTACGAAATGATCAACCACGTTCAGAAACTTGTACCCAGATTGCCCTGGCCATTAGAGATGAGGTGGTCGATCTGGAAAAGGCAGGCATTAAAATCATTCAGATTGATGAGCCTGCCATCAGGGAAGGACTTCCTTTGCGTAAAGTCGATTGGCAAGATTACCTGGAATGGGCAGTTCGTGCTTTTCGGATCTCGGCTAGTGGGGTAAAAGACGACACCCAGATTCATACGCACATGTGTTATTCCGAGTTTAATGATATTATTCATCACATAGCCGATATGGATGCCGATGTGATTACCATTGAGTGTTCGCGCTCACAGATGGAATTGTTGGACGCATTTGCTGATTTTAAATATCCTAATGAAATCGGGCCTGGGGTATATGACATTCATTCACCGCGTGTTCCGGCCAAAGAGGAAATGGTTTTTCTGCTTGAAAAGGCCAGAAAAGTAATTCCTGCAGCGCAACTTTGGGTAAATCCTGACTGTGGTTTGAAGACCAGACATTGGGACGAAACAAAAAAAGCACTAACAGAAATGGTAGCTGCTGCAAAAGTACTGCGGGAATCTGTGGAAGAAGCTGTAACTTTGTAAAAAAAGAAAGGCAGGTGCCATGCCTGCCTTCTTTACAGAATTACGTACGCACAAATGAGAATAAGGAAAAATGCGGTGATTACCGCAATTGGAGGTTATGTTCCAAATACGGTTTTAAGTAACCACGACCTCGAAAAAATGGTGGATACCAATAACGAATGGATAGTTGCAAGGACGGGAATAAAGGAGAGAAGGATTGTAAACGACCCGGATATTGCTACTTCAGATATGGCCACATATGCACTGAAAAAACTGATGCAGGATGGTGATGTTGACCCGGATGAAATTGATTGTGTAATCGTATCAACTTCTACACCAGATTATGTAATGGTGAGTACCGGAAGTATGGTATGTGAAAAAGCAGGCTTGAAAAATGCCTGGGGTATTGATACCAATGCAGCATGCAGCGGATTTTTGTACGCCTTAACACTGGGGGCCAGTATGATTGAGAGTGGACGATGTAAAAAGGTAGTTGTTATTGGTGCCGATAAAAATAGTGCCATTGTGAACTATACCGACCGCAATACTTGTATCCTTTTTGGTGATGGGGCCGGAGCAGTTTTATTGGAGCAGACAGAAGAGCCTGTAGGCTTAATGGACAGTTTTTTTAGAACAGATGGTTCGGGTAAAGAGAACCTTATCGTGACTGCAGGGGGCTCTAAATATCCTGCGTCGCAGGCCACACTGGATGAAAAATTACATTATGTACGTCAGGATGGCCGCGTAGTATTTAAAGCAGCTATTCAGGGAATGACAGATACCTGTAATGAAGTTTTAAGATCGAATGATCTGGTTAGCTCGCAGATTGACTATCTGATTCCACATCAGGCAAATTTAAGGATTATCCAGTCGGTAGGCGACTATCTTGGATTGTCTGCTGAACAAGTGAAGATCAATATCGATCGTTATGGGAATACCACCGCGGCTACTATTCCATTGTGCTTATGGGATTTTAAAGATGATTTTAAGTATGGCGATAAAATGATATTAACCGCTTTTGGCGCAGGCTTCTCCTGGGGGGCTACCTACCTGAAGTGGGGGCGACTGCGTCAGCCTAAAAAAGATTAAATGACATTAGAAGAAAAAATTGAAGCCTCGGAAACGCGCATTTTTAAAGCTGTATTTCCGAATACGACAAACCACTACGATACTTTATTTGGTGGTACTGCCATGCATATGATGGATGAAGTAGCATTTATTGCAGCTACCCGTTTTAGCAGACAGATTATGGTTACTGTAAGCAGTGACCGGATTGATTTTAATAAACCTATTCCCGCAGGTACGATAGTAGAATTGATTGGAAGAGTAAGCCATGTTGGAAATACCAGCTTGAAGGTTAAAGTAGAGATTTATATCGAACAGATGTATTCCGACGAAAGAGAAAAGGCTGTAACCGGCGAGTTTTCTTTTGTAGCTATTGATGAAAACAAAAAACCTACTTCTATTTTGAAATAATTTGTTCGTTTTTTAAACAGAATAACCATTAGGTGTAAAGCCGTTTCACAATTAGTTAGGAAACGGCTTTTTTTTTACTATGTAATTTCTGTTTGGTTAATTGTTTCGTATATTTATTTCGCAAATGCCTGTTACTTAGTTTTTTTTATTCACTTTAAGTATGCATGTCGTATGAGAAAAATTACGTCTAAAAACATTGTTTTTGTGACCGGGGCATTTGTAACCAACACCTGTTGGGACGAATGGAGATCCTATTTTGAAAAGGAAGGATACACCACCCATGCTCCGGCATGGCCTTTTAAGAATGGTACGGCAGCCGAATTGCGCAGCAGACAGCCAGATGATACTGATCTTGCAACATTGACACTTACGGAGTTGATTGACTATTATGCAGATATCGTTTCGTCCTTTCCCGAAAAACCGATCGTTATCGGGCATTCTTTAGGGGGACTAATTACACAGGTGATTGTGAACAGAGATCTTGCTGCAGCGGGTGTCGCGATACACTCTGTGCCTACATTGGGGGTGTTCCCTTATGAATTTTCATTTCTAAAGGCAGCATGGAAGTCCCTGGGTTTGTTTACTACCTTAAAAAAGACTTATCTGATGTCTTTTAAAGATTGGCAGTATGCCTTTGTAAATGAAATGTCACTAGATGAACAGAATACTGCTTATAAATTGTTTACCATTCCTGAATCTAAAACTGTAGTTCGTGGGGGACTAACCAGTGCAGCAAAGATAGATTATAAAAAAGAACATGCTCCGTTGCTCTTTACTTCAGGGAATATTGACAACATTATACCGGCACATTTAAATTACCGTAACTATAAGAAATATGTCAAAAATAATTCCATACTGGACTACAAGGAATTTCCAGGGCGAAATCATTTCGTTTTGGGTCAGCAGGGCTGGAAGGCAGATGCAGCTTATATTCTGAAATGGATAAATACAAACTGACAAGACTTTTTTACTTTAATATTTGGAATTTATAAGGAATCATCGTTGGTGATGCTTACATTTGCAGCAAAATGCTGTTAAAACCACTTTCCATATTGCTTTTATTCAGTTTGCTTACCGCAAACTGTAGCAATTTGTTTGTTTATCTGGGATTTGAAGCCAATCAAAACTACATTGCCAAAGAACTTTGTATCAATCGGGATAAGCCTGAAATGCATTGTAATGGTAAATGTTATTTGATGAAAAAATTAAAACAAGCACAGGAAAAAGAGCAAAAACAGGAACGCCAGTCGCAAAAAGTGCAAATTCAGGACGCTTTGGTTACCCAGAAAATGGTATATGTTTTTCCAGTTAAACAGCTTAAATCATTAAGGGCTGCAGAAGTTCCTTTTGCATTGCCAAGACATTCATCTGCAATATTTCATCCGCCACAGGAAAATTAACCGTTCTCTTCTGAGACTGCCATAAATGAGATTTTTTTGTCAAAAATCTCAATGAAGCCGATGTCTCTTCGGAGAAGGTAAATTTTCTACCAAACGCAAATAGCAGATGTATTATTAAAGAGTTTTTGTAACAGCCCCTATTTAGTTAAGTTACTTTGCTTATAAAAGTGCTTTACTTTGTTGAAATGTCTTGTTTATAAGAGCACTTTTCGGGATGCCGCGGTTTATAGAGGTAATTTGTTACCGGGCAGCGTTGCTTCGCTCACATAACACCTGATTTGGATTTTATATATTATGCTTCTCTGCGTATTGGTAAATTAACAGTTTAATTTTCCTATAATTTTTATTCGTTCCTATCGATGTCTTTTCATGATGTATTGGAACGGATATATCAATTTGATAATGATTTTATTTAGATATCTAATTTTATGTATAGGGTTATCTATGCTCTTTTTGCAAACGAATGCCCAACAATCGACTATTAAAGGCCATATTTACGATTCTCAAACCCGTCAGCCACTTGCTGGGGTAGTGATATTTGATACAGATAACCGTCAGCTCACACAATCTGATGCCAGAGGTTTTTTTGAAATAAACGCAGTACAGCCCGAGAACAAAATAAGGGCAGTATTGGCTGGGTATAGGCCCCAAAACATCAAAACAAATACGCAAGAAAACGAACTCAATGTACAGCTGGAAGCTGACGGAGTAAGTTTGAATGAAGTCCGTGTTGCGGGGTATAGTGGTCATAAAACCAATAAAGAAACCGCAGGAGCTGTTGCGTTGATTATGGCTAAAGACATTAGCC
Encoded proteins:
- a CDS encoding ATP-binding protein → MKIKTKLRLGFGFLFVVILFFGGISLYYMNEISIRSKVILKDNYETLNFTSKMRSILDEHPLPLSVQAGASFNEQLVLESKNVTEAGEGKAVAELRLAFTGLIDPKASAVARQEAVAKIRWQLKLIDDLNMNAIVKKNAAAQASIEKSAMYVIFAASICFLILFSFIVNFPGFVANPLKEFSDAIREISRKNYKQRLEFKGSDEFSELADSFNLMASELNRWENSNLAKIQSEKLRIETIIEQMQDAIVGLNEQQEILFLNQVAAQLLNLDPAQVVGTNAMELRKRSDLLNRILQEPVDTKPMKIYADHKESYFQLERREIRVPNYDDNTDNATVHIGKAAGQVYILKNITQFKELDEAKTNFIATVSHELKTPISSIKMSLKLMDDERVGTMNAEQKELVQHIKEDCGRLLKITTELLDLAQVETGNLQLNFVKSDPRKIAIYAMDAVRFQAEQKSIELELISRNNLPQVSVDIEKTAWVLVNFLSNALRYSAEKSKIVVQVIENGDTIEFSVKDFGKGIEQQYQKRLFEKYFQVPTDGNNKSGSGLGLAISKDFIEAENGKIWVESEIGEGSRFCFSLPLAS
- a CDS encoding beta-ketoacyl-ACP synthase III — encoded protein: MRIRKNAVITAIGGYVPNTVLSNHDLEKMVDTNNEWIVARTGIKERRIVNDPDIATSDMATYALKKLMQDGDVDPDEIDCVIVSTSTPDYVMVSTGSMVCEKAGLKNAWGIDTNAACSGFLYALTLGASMIESGRCKKVVVIGADKNSAIVNYTDRNTCILFGDGAGAVLLEQTEEPVGLMDSFFRTDGSGKENLIVTAGGSKYPASQATLDEKLHYVRQDGRVVFKAAIQGMTDTCNEVLRSNDLVSSQIDYLIPHQANLRIIQSVGDYLGLSAEQVKINIDRYGNTTAATIPLCLWDFKDDFKYGDKMILTAFGAGFSWGATYLKWGRLRQPKKD
- a CDS encoding alpha/beta hydrolase, which produces MRKITSKNIVFVTGAFVTNTCWDEWRSYFEKEGYTTHAPAWPFKNGTAAELRSRQPDDTDLATLTLTELIDYYADIVSSFPEKPIVIGHSLGGLITQVIVNRDLAAAGVAIHSVPTLGVFPYEFSFLKAAWKSLGLFTTLKKTYLMSFKDWQYAFVNEMSLDEQNTAYKLFTIPESKTVVRGGLTSAAKIDYKKEHAPLLFTSGNIDNIIPAHLNYRNYKKYVKNNSILDYKEFPGRNHFVLGQQGWKADAAYILKWINTN
- a CDS encoding acyl-CoA thioesterase; the encoded protein is MTLEEKIEASETRIFKAVFPNTTNHYDTLFGGTAMHMMDEVAFIAATRFSRQIMVTVSSDRIDFNKPIPAGTIVELIGRVSHVGNTSLKVKVEIYIEQMYSDEREKAVTGEFSFVAIDENKKPTSILK
- the metE gene encoding 5-methyltetrahydropteroyltriglutamate--homocysteine S-methyltransferase, which codes for MLTNNLGYPRIGSKRELKKACEQYWSGKASIHHLVQMGSNIRRQNWQMQKEAGIDLIPSNDFSFYDQVLDLSLTVGAIPARYHEVILNKGNSELDLYFAMARGYQKDGLDITAMEMTKWFDTNYHYIVPEFLKDQQFKLFSTKLLDEYNEAVRLGIKTKPVIIGPVSYLLLGKEKESGFDRVDLIKNLLPVYIELLEKLEEQHVEWVQFDEPFLALDLTEKDKAAFKYVYGEIKKRFPKLKTLLATYFGALNDNTELVISLPVQALHIDLVRGTEQLTEVLKSIPAHVILSLGLVDGRNVWKNDFDTSLAAIETAVVQLGANRLMIAPSCSLIHSPCDLELETNEAVLSEEIKQWLSFARQKIEEVITLKQLANKEMHALPKLKENQQANQKRRTSLLIHNTAVKQRVGAISAKEDQRLSTFSVRQPLQQEALRLPLFPTTTIGSFPQTTEVRSWRARYKKGDLNVTEYDALIEKETTETIRFQEDAGIDVLVHGEFERNDMVEYFGEQLAGFTFTKNGWVQSYGSRCVKPPIIYGDVYRPAAMTVRWSAYAQSLTEKWVKGMLTGPVTILQWSFVRNDQPRSETCTQIALAIRDEVVDLEKAGIKIIQIDEPAIREGLPLRKVDWQDYLEWAVRAFRISASGVKDDTQIHTHMCYSEFNDIIHHIADMDADVITIECSRSQMELLDAFADFKYPNEIGPGVYDIHSPRVPAKEEMVFLLEKARKVIPAAQLWVNPDCGLKTRHWDETKKALTEMVAAAKVLRESVEEAVTL